The following DNA comes from Microcella sp..
ATCGCGGGCACTGATGCGCTCGGCGAGGTCGGTGAGCGTCGCGGCGTCGTCTGTGGTCAGCGACCGCCAGTGGATGCCCTCCGGCCCCTCGGGCAGTGCGATGTTGTCGGGCGCCGGTACGCGGTCGCGCAGCTCGGGCTTCTCATCGGTCACGCAGAAAAGCGTACGGCCCCCGCTCTCTCGAGCGGGGGCCGTGACGCGATCGTGATTCGAGCTGGCTACTTCGCCTCAGCCTCGTCGACAGGCGCCTCGTCAGCGGCCTCGTCGGCGGGCGCTTCGTCGGCGACGTCGGCCGCGGGCGCCTCGTCGACCGTCTCGTCGGCGGGGGCCTCGTCGGTCACTACCTCGTCGACAACGACCTCGTCAGCCGCCGCGTCGTCAGCGACGACCTCGTCGACGACGGGCTTCTCGGCGGGCGCCGCGGCCGCGGCAGCAGCCGCGGTCTTCTTCGCGCTCTTGGGCTTGGGGTTCACGGGCTCGAGAACGAGCTCGATCACGGCCATGGGGGCGTTGTCGCCCTTGCGGTAGCCGACCTTTGTGATGCGGGTGTAGCCGCCCTCGCGCTCGGCCATGAGCGGCGCGATCTCGGTGAAGAGCTCGTGCACGGCGCTCTTGTCGCGAATGATCGTCATCACGCGACGGCGGGCGTGCAGGTCGCCGCGCTTGGCGAAGGTGATGAGGCGCTCAGCGAGTGGACGCAGGCGCTTGGCCTTCGTCTCGGTCGTGGTGATGCGCTTGTGCGTGAAGAGTGCCGTCGCGAGGTTCGCGAGAAGCAGGCGCTCGTGGGCGGGGCCGCCGCCGAGGCGGGGTCCCTTCGTGGGCTGAGGCATGGTGTGTGTTCTTTCGTATCAGTGACGGGAAGGGGCGAGAACGAAGCGCCGCAGCGCCTAGTTGCTTTTCTCGTCGTCGTAGCCGCCGTAGAAGTGAGCGCCGTCGAACCCGGGAACCGCGTCCTTGAGCGAGAGGCCCATCTCGACGAGCTTGTCCTTGACCTCGTCGACCGACTTCTGGCCGAAGTTGCGGATGTTCATCAGCTGGGTCTCCGAGAGCGCGACGAGCTCGCTCACGGTGTTGATGCCCTCGCGCTTGAGGCAGTTGTAGCTGCGCACCGAGAGGTCGAGGTCTTCGATCGGCATCGAGAGCTCGGTCGAGAGCACGGCGTCGACCGGCGCGGGGCCGATCTCGATGCCCTCGGCTTGCGTGTTCAGCTCGCGGGCGAGACCGAACAGCTCGACGAGCGTGCGGCCGGCCGATGCGATCGCGTCGCGCGGGGTGATGGCGGGCTTCGACTCGACGTCGACCACGAGACGGTCGAAGTCGGTGCGCTCACCGGCACGAGTCGCCTCGACGCGGTAGGTCACCTTGAGCACGGGCGAGTAGATCGAGTCGACCGGAACCTGGCCGGCTTCGCTGAACTCGCTGCGGTTCTGGGTGGCGCTGACGTAGCCGCGACCGCGCTCGATCGTGAGCTCGAGCTCGAACTTGGCACTGTCGTTGAGCGTCGCGATGACGAGCTCGGGGTTGTGAATCTCAACACCGGCCGGCGCCGAGATGTCGGCGGCGGTGACCTCACCCGCGCCCTGCTTGCGCAGGTAGGCGGTGATCGGCTCGTCGTGCTCGCTCGAGACCACGAGGTTCTTGATGTTCAAGATGATCTCGGTGACGTCTTCTTTCACACCGGGAATGGTGCTGAACTCGTGCAGCACGCCATCGATGCGGATGCTCGTCACGGCAGCGCCGGGAATCGACGAGAGCAGGGTGCGACGCAGCGAGTTGCCGAGCGTGTAGCCGAAGCCGGGCTCCAGCGGCTCGATGATGAAGCGGGACCGGAACTCGGAGACGCTCTCCTCGGTCAGAGTGGGACGTTGTGCGATGAGCACTGTTGATTCCTTTCGGCAAAGTGTCCGCCATATGACACTTGTGGCGCGACGAGTGGCTGGCTCGTCGAGTGTGTTGAGTTATTTAAGAACTACTGCGGTTCTGGATGGCGTGCGCCCCACGGCGCACGCCAGCGTGATTCCTATGAACCGCTTCATAGGAATCACAGAGGGGCTAGACGCGGCGACGCTTGGGCGGCCGGCAGCCGTTGTGCGCCTGCGGCGTCACGTCGCTGATCGAGCCGACCTCGAGGCCGGCGGCCTGCAGTGAGCGGATCGCCGTCTCGCGCCCGGAGCCGGGGCCCTTGACGAAGACGTCGACCTTCTTCATGCCGTGCTCTTGCGCCTGACGCGCTGCCGACTCGGCGGCGAGCTGAGCGGCGAACGGGGTCGACTTGCGTGAGCCCTTGAAGCCGACCTGGCCGGACGATGCCCAGCTGATGACGGCGCCGCTCGGGTCGGTGATCGACACGATCGTGTTGTTGAAGGTCGACTTGATGTGAGCCTGGCCGACGGCGATGCTCTTCTTTTCTTTGCGGCGGGGCTTGCGCGCGGCCGTCTTGGGTGCTGCCATGGTGTTCTCCTAAACCTGTCGAATTGCGCGGAGGCGGCGGGGCCGCGGTTAGCGCGCCTTCTTCTTGCCGGCGACGGTGCGCTTCGGGCCCTTGCGGGTGCGCGCATTGGTCTTGGTGCGCTGACCGCGCACAGGCAGACCGCGGCGGTGGCGGATGCCCTCGTACGAGCCGATCTCGACCTTGCGGCGAATGTCGGCGGCGACCTCACGGCGCAGGTCACCCTCGACCTTGAACGTGCCTTCGATGTGGTCACGCAGTGCGACGAGCTGGTCGTCGGTGAGGTCTTTGACCCGCACGTTCGGGTCGATCCCGGTGGCAGAGAGGGTCTGCAGCGAACGCGTGCGTCCGACTCCGTAGATGTAGGTCAGGGCGACTTCCACGCGCTTGTCGCGCGGAATGTCGACTCCGGCAAGACGGGCCATGATGGCTCCTTCAGGTGGGTGAGAGGTGTGGAGCAGTTCCGGTGCCGGGGCCTCCCGCCCTGGGTGTCCTCCGCCGTGGCGGAATCTGGAACTGCCTGGTGTTCGTATTTAGTTGTGGCTTCGTGGGGGCGTGAGCCCTAGCCCTGGCGTTGCTTGTGCCGCGGGTTCTCGCAGATGACCATCACGTTGCCGTGACGGCGGATCACCTTGCACTTGTCGCAAATGGGCTTGACGCTGGGGTTGACCTTCATGGTTGTGCTTTCTCTCGCTGGCCTCGTGCGCCGGGTGGATCCCCGGGCCGTTCCTTATGCGGTCGAACCGTCACTTATAGCGGTAGACGATGCGGCCACGGGTCAGGTCGTACGGGCTCAGCTCGACGATCACGCGGTCCTCAGGAAGGATGCGGATGTAGTGCTGGCGCATCTTGCCCGAGATGTGGGCGAGAACCTTGTGGCCGTTGGTCAGCTCGACGCGGAACATCGCGTTGGGCAGCGCTTCGACCACCGAGCCTTCGATCTCGATGACACCGTCTTTTTTGGCCATTGCCTCTTCGTCGCTATAAGTGTGATTCGTACCGGTCGTGCGGATGACACGGTGCCCCAGACGATCGCCCCGTCTGCACGGCGGAGACGACGATGACACGCCGAAGGCGTGCCGAAAGCACCAAAGGTCGAGCTTAGGTGATATCGGGCTCGCAGAGCAAGTCGAGACCGCAGCAGCGAGCGCTCAGCACGTCAGGCGGTGAACAGGATGCCGCGCGCGGCGAGCTCGTGCTCAATGCGCGCGGTGACCTCGGCGATCTCGCCGATGCCATCGACCTTGGCGAGCAGGCCGCGCTGGTCGTACACGTCGATGAGCGGCGCCGTCTGGCGGGCGTACACCTCGAGGCGGTGGCGCACCACGGCCTCGTCGTCGTCGGCCCTGCCCTGGTCGAGAGCACGCTTCTTCAGTCGCTCGACGACGATATCGGGCTCCGCGACGAGCTCGACCACAGCATCCATCGACGTGTCGTGCTGGGCGAGGAACTCATCGAGCGCGCGCACCTGGTCGGTCGTGCGGGGGTAGCCGTCGAGAAGGAAGCCCTCGGCGGCATCGGGCTGCGAGAGCCGGTCACGCACGAGATCGTTCGTGAGGCTGTCGGGCACGTTATCGCCGGCATCCATGTAGGCCTTCGCCTTGAGGCCCAGCTCGGTCTCGTTGCGCAAGTGCTCACGGAAGATGTCGCCCGTCGAGATGGCCGGCACGCCCAGCGCCTCTGAGAGACGCTGCGCCTGCGTGCCCTTGCCCGCACCGGGCGGGCCGATCAGCAGCAGGCGGGCGCTCATCGCAGCAGGCCCTCGTAGTGCCGCTGCTGCAACTGCGCGTCGATCTGCTTCACCGTCTCGAGGCCGACGCCCACGATGATGAGGATGCTCGCACCACCGAACGGGAAGTTCTGGTTCGCTCCGACAGCGGCGAAGGCGATGAGCGGAATCAGCGCCACGAGACCGAGGTAGAGCGACCCCGGCAGGGTGACCCTGGTCAGCACGTAGTCGAGGTACTCGGCCGTCGGGCGACCCGCGCGAATACCCGGGATGAAGCCGCCGTACTTCTTCATGTTGTCGGCGACCTCTTCAGGGTTGAAGGTGATCGCGACGTAGAAGTACGTGAAGCCGACGATGAGCAAGAAGTACACGACCATGTAGATCGGGTTGTCGCCTGAGACCAGGTTGTTCTGAATCCAGACAACCCACTCAGGGGCGGTCTCGCCCGCGGCCGGCTGGTTGAACTGCGCGATGAGCGCGGGCAGGTACAGCAACGACGAGGCGAAGATGACCGGCACGACGCCCGCCATGTTGACCTTGATCGGAATGTAGGTGTTGTTGCCTCCGTAGGTGCGGCGGCCCACCATGCGCTTGGCGTACTGCACGGGAATGCGCCGCTGCGACTGCTCGACGAACACGACGGCGCCCATGACGAGCAGGCCAAGCGCGAGCACGAGCAGGAAGATCTCGAAGCCCTGAGAGACCGCGATGGCCCACAACGCCGACGGGAACGTCGCAGCGATCGAGACGAAGATCAGCAGCGACATGCCGTTGCCGATGCCGCGCTCGGTGACGAGCTCGCCCAGCCACATGATGAGTCCGGTGCCGGCCGTCATGGTGATAACCATGAGCAGAATGGCGTACCAGGCGTCGTTCGTGATGAGGTCGCTGCACTGCGGAACACCGCTCGTGGTGGGGAAGAGCGCACCGGCGCGAGCGACCGTGATGAGGGTGGTCGACTGCAGCACCGCGAGAGCGATCGTCATGTAGCGGGTGTACTGCGTGAGCTTCGCCTGGCCCGCCTGACCCTCTTTGTGCAGGGTGTCGAAGTGGGGGATGACGACGCGCAGCAGCTGGGTGATGATCGACGCCGTGATGTACGGCATGATGCCGAGCGCGAAGATCGAGAGCTGCAGCAAGGCGCCGCCGCTGAACAGGTTGACGAGCTGATAGAGCCCCGTCGCACCCTGATTGCCGGCGAGGCAGATCTGCACGTTCTGAAAGTCGACGAACGGCGCAGGAATGAATGAACCCAGACGGAAGAGGGCGACGATCCCGAGGGTGAAGCCAATCTTGCGGCGCAGGTCGGGCGTGCGGAAGATCCGCCCGATAGCTCTGAACACGAGACCTCCCGTAGAAAAACCATGAGCATCCGACCGCCCGGCGGCGAACGGATGCTGTGGCCCGAGTGGGCCGGACCCGCAGGTGAGGGTGGCCCCGAAGGGCCACCCATCACCTACTGGATCGAACCGCCGGCAGCGACGATCTTCTGCTCGGCAGAGCGCGAGACCTTGTCGACGGTCACATTGAGCTTAACCGCAATGTCTCCCTGCCCAAGAACCTTGACCTTCTCGTTCTTGCGCACGGCACCCTTGGCGACGAGGTCGCTGATCGTGACATCGCCCCCCTTGGGGTACAGGGCGGCGAGCGCGTCGAGGTTGACGACCTGGTACTCGACCCGGAACGGGTTCGTGAATCCGCGCAGCTTGGGCGCGCGCATCACCGAGTTGAGGTTGCCGCCCTCGAAGCCGGGCTTGACCTGGTAGCGGGCCTTGGTGCCCTTGGTGCCACGACCGGCGGTCTTGCCCTTCGAGCCTTCACCACGACCCACGCGGGTGCGCTCCTTCTTCGACCCGGCAGCCGGGCGAAGGTGGTGCACTTTGAGCACCTGAGGGCGCGCGACGTCTGCCGACGCGGCCTTCTTCGCGGGTGCGGCCTTGGCCGGAGTCTTCGCCGGAGCCTTGGTCGCGGGCGCCTTGTCAGCAGCAGCCTTGGCCGGAGCCTTGTCAGCAGCAGCCTTCGCAGGCGCCTTCGCGGCCGCAGCCTTGGCCGGAGCCTTCGTCGCGGGAGCCTTGTCAGCAGCCGCCTTAGCCGGAGCCTTGTCAGCAGCAGCCTTCGCAGGTGCCTTGGCGGGAGCCTTCTTCTCAGCCGCAGGCTTCGCAGCCGCGGGCTTCTTGGCCGGCGCCTTGTCGGCGGCGGGCTTCTTCTCTTCTGCCATTAGTCAATCTCCTCGACAGTCACCAGGTGGGCGACCGTGCGAACGTAGCCGCGATTGGCCGGGGTGTCTTCACGCACGACGATGTCGCCGATGCGCTTGAGACCCAGGCTGCGCAGCGTGTCGCGCTGGTTCTGCTTCTCGCTGATCACGGACTTGATCTGGGTCACTTTGAGCTGCGCAGCCATCACGCACCACCCTTTCCGGATGCGGCTTCGGCAGCGAGTGCCTCGGCGCGCACGAGACGCGCCGGAGCGACATCTTCGAACTCGAGTCCGCGACGGGCGGCGACGGCGCGCGGCTCTTCGAGCTGCTGCAGCGCTGCCACCGTGGCGTGGACGATGTTGATCGTGTTCGACGAGCCGAGCGACTTGCTCAGCACGTCGTGGATGCCGGCGCACTCGAGCACGGCGCGAACCGGGCCACCGGCGATAACACCGGTACCGGCCGCGGCGGGGCGCAGCAGCACGACGCCGGCTGCGGCCTCGCCCTGCACCGGGTGCGGAATCGTCTGAGCGACGCGAGGCACGCGGAAGAAGTTCTTCTTCGCCTCTTCGACGCCCTTCGAGATGGCGGTGGGCACTTCGCGCGCCTTGCCGTAGCCGACACCGACCATGCCGTTGCCGTCGCCGACGACCACGAGGGCGGTGAAGCTGAAGCGACGACCACCCTTCACGACCTTCGACACGCGGTTGATCGTGACGACGCGCTCGAGGAACTGGCTCTTCTCGGCATCGCGCTGGCCGCGGTCGCGGTTCGGGCTGCGCTCACGCCCGCCACGACGCGCCTCGCGAGGCTCGGTGCTCGGCTCTGACGACGCTGCCGTCTCCACGGGGGCTTCTGCCGCCACGGGCTGCTCCTTCTCGATCTCGCTCACAGGTTGAGTCCGCCCTCTCGCGCTCCATCGGCGATCGCTGCGACGCGACCGGCGTATCGGTTGCCTCCGCGGTCGAACACCACGTCTGCCACTCCGGCCTTCTTCGCGCGCTCGGCGAGCAGTTCGCCCACCTTGCGGGCCTTGGCCGTCTTGTCTCCGTCGAACGTGCGCAGGTCGTCTTCCATCGTCGACGCGCTCGCCAGGGTGTGACCCTTGCTGTCGTCGACGATCTGAACGAAGACGTGGCGCGCCGAACGGGTGACCACGAGGCGCGGACGATCGGTCGTTCCCGTGATGCGCTTGCGCAGACGGGCGTGACGGCGGCCCTTGGCGGCCGTCTTGCTCTTTCCTCTAGTTCCGAGAGCCATGGTTACTTACCACTCTTTCCGGCCTTGCGGCGTACGATCTCGCCGGCGTACCGCACACCCTTGCCCTTGTAGGGCTCGGGCTTGCGAATCTTGCGAATGTTGGCCGCGACCTCGCCGACGGCCTGCTTGTCGATGCCGCTGACGGTCAGCTTGTTGTTGCCCTCGACCGTGAAGGTGATGCCCGCAGGCGGGTTCACGGTGACGGGGTGCGAGAAGCCGAGCGCGAACTCGACGCCCTCGCCCTTGGCCTGCACGCGGTAACCGGTGCCGACGACCTCGAGGCCCTTGGAGTAGCCCTGAGTGACGCCGATGATCTGGTTGGCGATGAGTGTGCGGGTGAGGCCGTGCAGCGAGCGCGAGTTGCGCTCGTCATCGGGGCGGGTCACGACGACCTGGTTCTCCTCGATGGCCACCTCGATGGGGCTCGCGACAGTGAGCGCGAGCTCACCCTTCGGGCCCTTGACGGTGACGGCCTGGCCGTCGATCTTCACCTCGACACCACCGGGGATGTCGATGGGCATGCGTCCGATTCGTGACATGGCGGGTTACCACACGTAGGCGAGGACTTCCCCACCCACGCCCTTCTTCATCGCCTCACGGTCGGTCAGCAGACCGGAGGAAGTCGACAGGATCGCCACGCCGAGGCCACCGAGAACGGTGGGGATCTCGGTCGACTTCGCGTAGACGCGCAAGCCGGGCTTGGAGACGCGCTTGATGCCGGCGATCGACCGCTCGCGGTTCGGGCCGTACTTCAGCGAGAGCGTAAGGGTTGAGCCGACGCGGGCGTCAGCGACGGCCCACTCAGCGATGTAGCCCTCGCGCTTGAGGATCTCGGCGATGTGCGTCTTCAG
Coding sequences within:
- the rpmD gene encoding 50S ribosomal protein L30, which produces MAAQLKVTQIKSVISEKQNQRDTLRSLGLKRIGDIVVREDTPANRGYVRTVAHLVTVEEID
- the infA gene encoding translation initiation factor IF-1, with the translated sequence MAKKDGVIEIEGSVVEALPNAMFRVELTNGHKVLAHISGKMRQHYIRILPEDRVIVELSPYDLTRGRIVYRYK
- the secY gene encoding preprotein translocase subunit SecY, whose amino-acid sequence is MFRAIGRIFRTPDLRRKIGFTLGIVALFRLGSFIPAPFVDFQNVQICLAGNQGATGLYQLVNLFSGGALLQLSIFALGIMPYITASIITQLLRVVIPHFDTLHKEGQAGQAKLTQYTRYMTIALAVLQSTTLITVARAGALFPTTSGVPQCSDLITNDAWYAILLMVITMTAGTGLIMWLGELVTERGIGNGMSLLIFVSIAATFPSALWAIAVSQGFEIFLLVLALGLLVMGAVVFVEQSQRRIPVQYAKRMVGRRTYGGNNTYIPIKVNMAGVVPVIFASSLLYLPALIAQFNQPAAGETAPEWVVWIQNNLVSGDNPIYMVVYFLLIVGFTYFYVAITFNPEEVADNMKKYGGFIPGIRAGRPTAEYLDYVLTRVTLPGSLYLGLVALIPLIAFAAVGANQNFPFGGASILIIVGVGLETVKQIDAQLQQRHYEGLLR
- the rpmJ gene encoding 50S ribosomal protein L36, giving the protein MKVNPSVKPICDKCKVIRRHGNVMVICENPRHKQRQG
- the rplO gene encoding 50S ribosomal protein L15; amino-acid sequence: MAEEKKPAADKAPAKKPAAAKPAAEKKAPAKAPAKAAADKAPAKAAADKAPATKAPAKAAAAKAPAKAAADKAPAKAAADKAPATKAPAKTPAKAAPAKKAASADVARPQVLKVHHLRPAAGSKKERTRVGRGEGSKGKTAGRGTKGTKARYQVKPGFEGGNLNSVMRAPKLRGFTNPFRVEYQVVNLDALAALYPKGGDVTISDLVAKGAVRKNEKVKVLGQGDIAVKLNVTVDKVSRSAEQKIVAAGGSIQ
- the rplR gene encoding 50S ribosomal protein L18; the protein is MALGTRGKSKTAAKGRRHARLRKRITGTTDRPRLVVTRSARHVFVQIVDDSKGHTLASASTMEDDLRTFDGDKTAKARKVGELLAERAKKAGVADVVFDRGGNRYAGRVAAIADGAREGGLNL
- the rpsE gene encoding 30S ribosomal protein S5, which produces MAAEAPVETAASSEPSTEPREARRGGRERSPNRDRGQRDAEKSQFLERVVTINRVSKVVKGGRRFSFTALVVVGDGNGMVGVGYGKAREVPTAISKGVEEAKKNFFRVPRVAQTIPHPVQGEAAAGVVLLRPAAAGTGVIAGGPVRAVLECAGIHDVLSKSLGSSNTINIVHATVAALQQLEEPRAVAARRGLEFEDVAPARLVRAEALAAEAASGKGGA
- the rplF gene encoding 50S ribosomal protein L6, with the translated sequence MSRIGRMPIDIPGGVEVKIDGQAVTVKGPKGELALTVASPIEVAIEENQVVVTRPDDERNSRSLHGLTRTLIANQIIGVTQGYSKGLEVVGTGYRVQAKGEGVEFALGFSHPVTVNPPAGITFTVEGNNKLTVSGIDKQAVGEVAANIRKIRKPEPYKGKGVRYAGEIVRRKAGKSGK
- a CDS encoding adenylate kinase, whose amino-acid sequence is MSARLLLIGPPGAGKGTQAQRLSEALGVPAISTGDIFREHLRNETELGLKAKAYMDAGDNVPDSLTNDLVRDRLSQPDAAEGFLLDGYPRTTDQVRALDEFLAQHDTSMDAVVELVAEPDIVVERLKKRALDQGRADDDEAVVRHRLEVYARQTAPLIDVYDQRGLLAKVDGIGEIAEVTARIEHELAARGILFTA
- the rpsM gene encoding 30S ribosomal protein S13, yielding MARLAGVDIPRDKRVEVALTYIYGVGRTRSLQTLSATGIDPNVRVKDLTDDQLVALRDHIEGTFKVEGDLRREVAADIRRKVEIGSYEGIRHRRGLPVRGQRTKTNARTRKGPKRTVAGKKKAR
- the rpsK gene encoding 30S ribosomal protein S11, with the protein product MAAPKTAARKPRRKEKKSIAVGQAHIKSTFNNTIVSITDPSGAVISWASSGQVGFKGSRKSTPFAAQLAAESAARQAQEHGMKKVDVFVKGPGSGRETAIRSLQAAGLEVGSISDVTPQAHNGCRPPKRRRV
- a CDS encoding DNA-directed RNA polymerase subunit alpha, translated to MLIAQRPTLTEESVSEFRSRFIIEPLEPGFGYTLGNSLRRTLLSSIPGAAVTSIRIDGVLHEFSTIPGVKEDVTEIILNIKNLVVSSEHDEPITAYLRKQGAGEVTAADISAPAGVEIHNPELVIATLNDSAKFELELTIERGRGYVSATQNRSEFSEAGQVPVDSIYSPVLKVTYRVEATRAGERTDFDRLVVDVESKPAITPRDAIASAGRTLVELFGLARELNTQAEGIEIGPAPVDAVLSTELSMPIEDLDLSVRSYNCLKREGINTVSELVALSETQLMNIRNFGQKSVDEVKDKLVEMGLSLKDAVPGFDGAHFYGGYDDEKSN
- the rplQ gene encoding 50S ribosomal protein L17, which translates into the protein MPQPTKGPRLGGGPAHERLLLANLATALFTHKRITTTETKAKRLRPLAERLITFAKRGDLHARRRVMTIIRDKSAVHELFTEIAPLMAEREGGYTRITKVGYRKGDNAPMAVIELVLEPVNPKPKSAKKTAAAAAAAAPAEKPVVDEVVADDAAADEVVVDEVVTDEAPADETVDEAPAADVADEAPADEAADEAPVDEAEAK
- the rpsH gene encoding 30S ribosomal protein S8 — encoded protein: MTMTDPVADMLTRLRNANSAFHETVSLPSSKLKTHIAEILKREGYIAEWAVADARVGSTLTLSLKYGPNRERSIAGIKRVSKPGLRVYAKSTEIPTVLGGLGVAILSTSSGLLTDREAMKKGVGGEVLAYVW